The nucleotide window ATCGTGGAGGAGGAGAAGGTGGCGGCGGAGCCCGCGGCTCGATGACAGGGAAGGAGCCGCGCACGATCCGCGAGGTCGCCGGACAGCTCCGGGCTCTGGGCGTGGAGCGCGGTGGCGTGCTGCTCGTGCACACCTCGTTCCGGGCCGTCCGGCCGATCGAGGGTGGCCCCGACGGTCTGATCGCGGCGCTGGACGAGGCGCTCGGCCCCGAAGGCACGCTGGTCATGCCGTCGTGGGGAAGTTCCGACGACGAGCCGTTCGATCCTGCGATCACCCCCGCCTCGTCGAGCCTGGGCGTGGTCGCGGAGCGGTTCCGGCGCCAGCCGGGCGTGCGCCGCAGCGCGCATCAGCACGCCTTCGCCGCGCGCGGGCCTCGCGCGGAGGCCATCCTGGCGGATCCGCTCCCGCTCCCACCCCACATCCCCGCCAGCCCGGTGGGACGGGTGCACGACGCGGGAGGGCAGGTGCTGCTGCTCGGAGTCGATCACGACGCCGACACCACGGTGCACCTGGCGGAGCTGATCGCCGGCGTTCCCTACCGGGTGCCGAAGTACCTGACGGCGCGGGTCGATGGGGTGCCGACCCGGATCGACTACGGCGAGAACGACCACTGCTGCGCGCGTTTCCGCCTCGTGGACGGATGGGTTCGGGAGGCGGGGGTGCAGCGGGAAGGGACGGTGGGGCACGCGCACGCGCGGCTGGTGTGTGCTCGGGACGTGGTCGATGCGGTGGTCCCGCGCCTGGTGGCCGACCCGCTACTGTTCCTGCACGGTCCGGAGGCCGGTTGCGACGAGTGCGACGACGCGCGGTCGAGCGTGGGCCCCGATCGGGACGCCTCTCCGGTGTGACCGCGACCGACCGGCGTTGCGGAGCCGGTGGGGGCAGGACCCGCGGTCAGGTCGAGATGGCGATCTTGAAGCCGTCCGGGTCCACCAGACGGAAGATGCGTGCACCCCAAGGCATGTCGGTCGGCTCCAAGGCCAGGGTGCCGCCGCGAGCGCGGATGCCGGACGCGAGCGCGTCGACGTCCTGTGCGGTCCGCAGGAGGAACGAGAAGCCCTCCCCCTTCACCCGATCCCAGCCCCGGGCGCCATCGTCCTGACCCAACAGGATGCGGACCGATCCGGCCCTCAGCGTGACGGCCCGCAGCGCGCCGTCGCGCTCGTGGCGCTCCTCGACGTGGAATCCGACCACGTCGCGGTACCAAGCCAGACTGGCGTCCAGGTCGGCGACCGTGAGGGAGACGGACATCTCGCGAGCCCGGAACGACTGGGGCTCGGCGCGCGTGGGGGATTCGCCGGCGGTGGCTTCGTCGCTCATGGGAGACGCCTCGGATGCGTGGGGCGCGGGTGCGGGCACGACAATCGATGCGCCCGGGTGTCGTCCCGCAACCCGCACCGTCCTCGAGGGCTTCCACCGGCCGTGGAGCGGGTTTGACCGTGGGGCCGCGCCGTGCCAAGCTACCGCAGGCATCCCGCTTCATCTGGCCGCGTCTCCCATGACCGACACCACGGTGTTCTCGAGGACCGTCGCCGACCGCGTGCTCCGGCGCGCCGCCGAGATCGAAGGGTCCGACGATACGCGCATCTCGATCGAGGAGCTGCGCTCCCTGGCACGTGAAGCGGGGTTCGGATCCCGCGCGATCGAGCGGGCGCTCGGAGAGGCCCGCGGCGAGTCGTTGGGCCAGGACGGCGCCACGGCCCAGCGCCCGCCGGTGCAACGCTGGGGACTTCTCTTCACGCGCATGGCCACCATCCGCGAGGTCCCGGTGGAGATCAGCTCCGAGCAGCTGATGCGGGTCGTGCGCCTCTTCCAGCCCTACCGGGAGGGTCCGGCGCAGGTTCGGCTGGAGGAGCACGAGATCACGTGGCGCGACGAGCGCGGGCTGCATTTTGCCGTGACCTCGGTCGGTGGCAGTACGGTGATCCGCGTCCACCTGGGGCGTCTTCTGTTGCGACGCGGCCGCTGGATGGGCTGGGTGAAGGCGGCCGCCGACCGACTCGAGCTGTTGACCCTGCTCGTCGCGCGCCCGGACGGCGGCGGTGAGCGCACACCTGCGCTCCCTTCGGGGCGCTGAAGGAGAGGGACCGGATGGCCTTCCATGGGCGCGTACGCGGGGCGGTGCTGGTCCCGTCCCTGATGCTCGCCGCCTGCGCCAGCGAGGCGGACGCCCCCGACCTGGCCATCGAGAACGTGACGGTGATCGACGCCGCGGGTGGTGCGCGCGCCGGGCAGACCGTCGTCGTGGACGACGGGCGTATCGTGCAGGTGGCGGATGCGGGCGCGCCGAGCGGTGCCACCGAGGTGGTGGATGGGACCGGCCGCTTCCTGATCCCGGGGCTGTGGGACTTCCACGTCCACCTGACATACGACGATCGCTTCACCGACGCGATGCCGGGCCTGTTCCTGCGTCACGGCATCACCAGCATCCGCGACACCGGCGGCATGTTGGATCGCGTCCTGCCGGTGGTGCAACGGCTGCGGGCGGAAGGCGCCATCGCACCGCGGGTCTTCTTCGCCGGTCCCCTGCTGGACGGCGAGCACGTCGTCTACGACGGGGACAACCGCCCCGCGCTCGGCATCGCCAATCCGGACGTCGAGACGGCGCGGGCGAACATCGCGCGCTTGGCGGAGGCCGGCGTGGACTTCGTGAAGATCTACGAGATGGTGACGCCGGAGGTGTTCGACGCGTTGGTGGAGGAGGCGGAGGCGCGCGGATTGCCACGGGATGCGCACGTGCCCCTCTCCCTCCTGGCCCGGGACGTGGGCCCGCGCGTGAACTCGCTCGAGCATCTGCGCAACATCGAGATGGACTGCGCCACGAACGCGGACGAGCTGCTGGCGGCGCGACGCAGCATCCTGGCCGAGCCACCGCCGGGCCCCGGTGCGGATCTGCGGAGCCGTCTGCATGGGCTCCACCGCCTTCCCGCGGTGGAGGCGTACGACGCAGAGCGTTGCTCCGAGACGCTCGACGCGCTGGCGTCCACCATCCAGGTACCGACCCTTCGTCTGAACGCCATGGGACTGCGTTCTCCCTTCGAGCGGGACGACTGGGCGGATGCGTTGGCGCATGCGCCCGCGGATGTCGCGGCCGACTGGGGTGCGGCGGCGGAACGCGCGCGCAGCGGACCCCCCGCGCGCGACACCACCTACGGCGCGTTCAGTCTGCGTCTGGTCGGGGAGATGAACGACCGCGGGGTCCCGATCGGGGCCGGGACGGACACCCCCATCGGCTTCGCGCTTCCCGGCTACAGCCTGCACAGCGAGCTGGAGATGCTGGTGCGGGCCGGCCTCACTCCGCTCGAGGCCCTGCGCGCAGCCACCGTGCGACCCGCGGAGTTCTTCGGGCTCGACGGTGAGCTGGGCACGGTGCAGGTGGGACGACTGGCGGACCTGGTCCTGCTCTCGGCCGATCCCCTGGCCGACATCGCCAACACCCGTTCGGTGGACGCGGTGGTGACCAAAGGCCGGCTCCTCCGACGGGCGGACCTGGACGGGCTGACGCCGTAGGGCGGGGGGAGTCGAGCGGGGCTGCGGCCGGCTGCGCGCCTTCCGAGGCCACCCGGCAGGTGTGCTCGTTCCCGCTGAAGCGTCTGCACGGGTCGTAACCGGGTGGG belongs to Gemmatimonadota bacterium and includes:
- a CDS encoding amidohydrolase family protein, which encodes MAFHGRVRGAVLVPSLMLAACASEADAPDLAIENVTVIDAAGGARAGQTVVVDDGRIVQVADAGAPSGATEVVDGTGRFLIPGLWDFHVHLTYDDRFTDAMPGLFLRHGITSIRDTGGMLDRVLPVVQRLRAEGAIAPRVFFAGPLLDGEHVVYDGDNRPALGIANPDVETARANIARLAEAGVDFVKIYEMVTPEVFDALVEEAEARGLPRDAHVPLSLLARDVGPRVNSLEHLRNIEMDCATNADELLAARRSILAEPPPGPGADLRSRLHGLHRLPAVEAYDAERCSETLDALASTIQVPTLRLNAMGLRSPFERDDWADALAHAPADVAADWGAAAERARSGPPARDTTYGAFSLRLVGEMNDRGVPIGAGTDTPIGFALPGYSLHSELEMLVRAGLTPLEALRAATVRPAEFFGLDGELGTVQVGRLADLVLLSADPLADIANTRSVDAVVTKGRLLRRADLDGLTP
- the aac(3)-IV gene encoding AAC(3)-IV family aminoglycoside N-acetyltransferase, with translation MTGKEPRTIREVAGQLRALGVERGGVLLVHTSFRAVRPIEGGPDGLIAALDEALGPEGTLVMPSWGSSDDEPFDPAITPASSSLGVVAERFRRQPGVRRSAHQHAFAARGPRAEAILADPLPLPPHIPASPVGRVHDAGGQVLLLGVDHDADTTVHLAELIAGVPYRVPKYLTARVDGVPTRIDYGENDHCCARFRLVDGWVREAGVQREGTVGHAHARLVCARDVVDAVVPRLVADPLLFLHGPEAGCDECDDARSSVGPDRDASPV
- a CDS encoding VOC family protein, with product MSDEATAGESPTRAEPQSFRAREMSVSLTVADLDASLAWYRDVVGFHVEERHERDGALRAVTLRAGSVRILLGQDDGARGWDRVKGEGFSFLLRTAQDVDALASGIRARGGTLALEPTDMPWGARIFRLVDPDGFKIAIST